In Bradyrhizobium sp. CCBAU 051011, the following are encoded in one genomic region:
- a CDS encoding ABC transporter substrate-binding protein has translation MRAIAMCCAGLLALTGSTARAENGVTANEILIGQTMPYSGPLSSYSGLGKVAQAYFDKVNAEGGISGRKLKLHSLDDAYSPPKTVEQTRRLVEQDEVLLVFGSLGTATNSAVHRYLNGKKVPQLFITTGASKWADPKHFPWTMGGMASYHSEGVIYGKYVLRTKPDAKIAILSQNDDFGRDYVSAFKRGLGDKAASMIVAEAVYEATQPTIDSQLATLKASGANVFFGAAIGKFGSQMIRRSAEMGFKPDLFLVPTSVTSIATILTPAGLENATGLVSAAYLKNINDPQWADDADVKEYFAFMKQYMPSADPHDTTYASGYTSLTLLAHVLRACGDDLSRANVLKKATSLNKVSLPLLLPGITVTTGPDDYLLFQQLRMQRFDGKSWVGFGDLIEDQEP, from the coding sequence ATGAGAGCCATCGCGATGTGCTGTGCCGGACTTCTGGCGCTCACGGGCAGCACGGCCCGCGCCGAAAACGGCGTTACCGCTAACGAAATCCTGATCGGGCAGACCATGCCTTACAGCGGTCCGCTGTCGAGCTATTCCGGCCTCGGCAAGGTCGCGCAGGCGTATTTTGACAAGGTGAATGCCGAAGGCGGCATCAGCGGCCGCAAGCTCAAGCTGCACAGCCTCGACGACGCCTATTCGCCGCCCAAGACGGTCGAGCAGACCCGCCGGCTGGTCGAGCAGGACGAGGTGCTGCTGGTGTTCGGATCGCTCGGCACGGCGACCAACAGCGCGGTCCACCGCTACCTGAACGGCAAGAAGGTGCCGCAACTCTTCATCACCACCGGCGCCAGCAAGTGGGCCGATCCGAAGCATTTCCCATGGACGATGGGCGGGATGGCCTCGTACCATTCCGAAGGCGTCATCTATGGCAAATACGTGCTACGCACCAAGCCTGACGCGAAGATCGCGATCCTGTCGCAGAACGACGATTTCGGCCGCGACTATGTCTCCGCATTCAAGCGCGGCCTCGGCGACAAGGCGGCCAGCATGATCGTGGCCGAGGCGGTCTACGAGGCTACGCAGCCGACGATCGATTCGCAGCTCGCGACGCTGAAAGCCTCCGGCGCCAACGTGTTCTTTGGCGCCGCCATTGGCAAGTTCGGCTCGCAGATGATCCGCCGCAGCGCCGAGATGGGATTCAAGCCGGACCTGTTCCTGGTGCCGACTTCAGTGACCTCGATCGCGACGATCCTGACGCCCGCAGGGCTGGAAAACGCGACCGGACTGGTCTCTGCGGCCTATCTGAAGAACATCAACGATCCGCAATGGGCTGACGATGCCGACGTGAAGGAGTATTTCGCCTTCATGAAGCAGTACATGCCTTCGGCCGACCCGCACGACACCACCTACGCCAGTGGCTACACCAGCCTGACATTGCTGGCGCATGTGCTGCGCGCGTGCGGCGACGATCTGAGCCGTGCTAACGTGCTGAAGAAGGCGACCTCGCTGAACAAGGTCTCGCTGCCGCTGCTGCTGCCCGGAATCACGGTGACGACCGGCCCCGACGACTATTTGCTGTTCCAGCAACTCCGCATGCAGCGCTTCGACGGCAAGAGCTGGGTCGGCTTCGGCGATTTGATCGAAGACCAAGAACCGTAA
- a CDS encoding DNA-3-methyladenine glycosylase translates to MTIHLNSQSDLEDAVHALVKQDVRLKPIFELTGMPALRQREPGFAGLAAIVCGQQLSTASAGAIWARLAAAFDPFDHHTIGKARTDRLGRLGLSAAKIKTLKHIARELAAERLNLEVLAEEDADAAHHTLIALPGIGPWTADVYLLFCLGHGDAWPAGDIAIQEAVKVGLGLKARPTAKQMASLAEPWRPLRGAAAHLWWSYYRVLKKREGVLADKITPAAVPGLRARKP, encoded by the coding sequence ATGACCATCCACCTCAACAGCCAGTCCGATCTCGAAGATGCCGTCCACGCGCTGGTCAAGCAGGACGTGCGGCTGAAGCCGATCTTCGAACTGACGGGCATGCCGGCGCTGCGGCAGCGCGAGCCGGGTTTTGCGGGCCTCGCGGCGATCGTGTGCGGCCAGCAATTGTCCACCGCAAGCGCTGGCGCGATCTGGGCGCGGCTGGCGGCCGCGTTCGACCCGTTCGATCACCACACCATCGGCAAGGCCCGCACCGACCGCCTTGGCCGGCTGGGGCTTTCGGCCGCCAAGATCAAGACGCTGAAACATATCGCGCGCGAACTGGCCGCCGAACGGCTGAACCTCGAGGTGCTGGCCGAGGAAGATGCGGACGCTGCGCATCATACCCTGATCGCGCTGCCCGGCATCGGACCGTGGACCGCCGACGTCTATCTGCTGTTCTGTCTCGGCCATGGCGATGCCTGGCCGGCCGGAGATATCGCCATACAGGAAGCGGTCAAAGTCGGGCTCGGCCTGAAGGCTCGCCCGACCGCCAAGCAGATGGCCTCGCTGGCGGAACCCTGGCGCCCCTTGCGCGGCGCGGCGGCGCATCTGTGGTGGAGCTACTACCGGGTGCTGAAAAAGCGCGAGGGCGTGCTCGCCGACAAGATTACCCCCGCAGCCGTACCCGGTCTTCGCGCGCGGAAACCGTGA
- a CDS encoding acyl-CoA synthetase, whose product MIIGGERHISYPDIHARIARAVTGFRAFGLSGGRPVGMMLRNDFAFFEVSAAAAALGSPVVPINWHLKAEEVAYILADSGAKILVCHADLLPQIRDGLPADVRLLVVTTPPEIAAAFNVPAALTQVPHGMTDWDRWRDTLTPSQDAPIGSAPMFYTSGTTGLPKGVRRKPMAPEQVAASARVGGIAYGVKPNEDQIILMNGPMYHSAPNSYGMLAFRSGCTIVLEPRFDPEDMLQLIERHRVTHMHMVPTMFVRLLRLPDEIKRRYDLSSLRFIVHGAAPCPPQVKRAMIDWWGPVINEYFGSTETGIPVWHSAEEALAKPGTVGRAIEGGIVKIFRPDGSLCGVDETGEIFMRQMSVPDFDYHGNAEARAEAGREGLVSVGDVGYLDKDGYLFLCDRKRDMVISGGVNIYPAEIENALIGMDGVRDCAVFGVPDDEFGERLFACIEPEVNVALSPAAVQEFLRGKLANFKVPKDIQLMDAMPREATGKIFKRKLRDLYTEGKLRAIV is encoded by the coding sequence ATGATCATCGGCGGCGAACGCCACATCAGCTATCCCGATATCCACGCCCGCATCGCGCGGGCGGTGACGGGCTTTAGGGCGTTCGGCCTCAGTGGCGGAAGGCCGGTCGGCATGATGCTGCGCAACGATTTTGCGTTCTTCGAAGTGTCGGCCGCTGCCGCGGCGCTGGGCAGTCCGGTGGTGCCGATCAACTGGCATCTGAAGGCCGAGGAAGTGGCCTACATCCTGGCCGACAGCGGCGCCAAAATCCTGGTCTGCCACGCCGACCTGCTGCCGCAGATCAGGGACGGCCTGCCTGCCGATGTGCGGCTCCTCGTGGTGACCACGCCGCCGGAAATCGCCGCCGCGTTCAACGTGCCGGCCGCATTGACGCAAGTCCCCCACGGCATGACCGACTGGGACCGCTGGCGCGATACGCTTACGCCGTCGCAGGACGCCCCGATCGGCAGCGCGCCGATGTTTTATACGTCGGGCACAACCGGCCTGCCCAAGGGCGTGCGCCGCAAGCCGATGGCGCCGGAACAGGTCGCGGCATCGGCCCGGGTCGGCGGCATCGCCTATGGCGTCAAGCCGAATGAGGACCAGATCATACTGATGAACGGCCCGATGTACCATTCGGCGCCGAACTCCTACGGCATGCTGGCGTTCCGCAGCGGCTGCACCATCGTGCTCGAACCGCGCTTCGATCCCGAAGACATGCTGCAACTGATCGAGCGCCACCGCGTCACCCACATGCACATGGTGCCGACGATGTTCGTCCGCCTGCTGCGGCTGCCGGATGAGATCAAGCGGCGCTACGATCTATCGTCGCTGCGCTTCATCGTCCATGGCGCGGCGCCTTGCCCGCCGCAGGTCAAGCGCGCCATGATCGATTGGTGGGGACCGGTCATCAACGAATATTTCGGCTCGACCGAAACCGGCATTCCGGTGTGGCATTCGGCCGAGGAGGCGCTGGCGAAACCCGGCACGGTCGGCCGCGCCATCGAAGGCGGCATCGTCAAAATCTTCCGCCCCGACGGCTCGCTGTGCGGCGTCGACGAAACAGGCGAAATCTTCATGCGGCAAATGTCCGTTCCGGATTTCGACTATCACGGCAACGCCGAGGCGCGCGCCGAGGCGGGCCGCGAGGGCCTCGTCAGCGTCGGTGACGTCGGCTATCTCGACAAGGACGGCTACCTGTTCCTGTGCGACCGCAAGCGCGACATGGTGATATCGGGCGGCGTCAACATCTATCCGGCGGAGATCGAGAACGCGCTGATCGGCATGGACGGCGTGCGCGACTGCGCGGTGTTCGGCGTCCCCGACGACGAATTCGGCGAGCGGCTGTTCGCGTGTATTGAGCCGGAGGTGAACGTCGCGCTGTCACCGGCCGCGGTGCAGGAATTTTTGCGTGGCAAGCTGGCGAATTTTAAGGTGCCGAAGGACATCCAGCTCATGGACGCGATGCCTCGCGAAGCCACCGGCAAGATTTTCAAACGCAAACTGCGGGATCTGTATACCGAAGGCAAGCTGCGGGCGATTGTGTGA
- a CDS encoding DUF2855 family protein — MQATDFVVARNDLQQCKVIETPLPDAAALPDEAVLVKVTRFAFTANNITYAVLGDHLKYWQLFPAPDGFGNVPVWGFGEVISSKHPGIAAGETLFGYFPMATHLVIEAADVSKTGLRDAAAHRQGVAPVYNAYRRVSGDPAFVGKQGDYQALLRPLFMLSFLVDDFLAENEFYGAKSVMLSSASSKTAYGLAHLLHARRNGIKVIGLTSAGNTSFVKSLGCYDEVVTYDNVDSLPTSSAVAYVDMAGNSPLRATLHRHFGEQMKYSGIIGLTHRKSSPDEAAQALPGAKPQFFFAPDQIRKRAKEWGPGGVDARFGAAWSGFVPMLDQWVKVIEHLGPAAVQRAYLDTLNGRVPPHQGLILSL, encoded by the coding sequence ATGCAAGCCACCGACTTCGTCGTCGCCCGCAACGATCTGCAGCAATGCAAGGTGATCGAAACACCACTGCCCGACGCGGCCGCGCTGCCTGACGAGGCGGTGCTGGTGAAGGTCACGCGCTTTGCCTTCACCGCCAACAACATCACCTATGCCGTGCTCGGCGATCATCTGAAATACTGGCAATTGTTTCCGGCGCCCGACGGCTTTGGTAACGTTCCGGTATGGGGATTTGGTGAGGTAATTTCCTCAAAGCATCCCGGGATTGCCGCAGGCGAAACCTTGTTCGGCTACTTCCCGATGGCGACGCATCTCGTCATCGAAGCTGCCGACGTCTCCAAAACTGGGCTACGCGACGCTGCCGCGCACCGGCAAGGGGTGGCGCCGGTCTATAATGCCTATAGGCGGGTCAGCGGCGATCCGGCGTTTGTGGGCAAGCAGGGCGACTATCAGGCGCTGCTGCGCCCGCTGTTCATGTTGTCGTTCCTGGTCGATGACTTTCTCGCCGAGAACGAATTTTATGGCGCAAAAAGCGTGATGCTGTCCTCGGCTTCCAGCAAGACCGCCTACGGGCTGGCGCACCTCCTGCACGCGAGGAGAAACGGCATCAAGGTGATCGGACTGACCTCGGCGGGCAATACGTCCTTCGTCAAATCGCTCGGCTGCTACGACGAGGTCGTGACCTATGACAACGTGGACTCGCTGCCGACGAGCTCCGCCGTCGCGTATGTCGACATGGCCGGCAACAGCCCGTTGCGCGCGACGCTGCACCGGCACTTCGGCGAGCAGATGAAATATAGCGGAATCATCGGCCTCACGCATCGCAAGTCATCGCCCGATGAAGCGGCACAGGCCCTGCCCGGCGCCAAGCCTCAATTTTTCTTCGCGCCGGACCAGATCCGCAAGCGTGCCAAGGAGTGGGGGCCGGGCGGTGTCGACGCGCGGTTTGGCGCCGCATGGTCCGGCTTCGTCCCGATGCTGGATCAATGGGTGAAGGTGATCGAGCACCTTGGACCTGCGGCCGTTCAACGCGCCTATCTCGACACTCTCAACGGGCGCGTACCGCCGCATCAGGGGTTGATCCTGTCGCTCTAA
- a CDS encoding ATP-binding protein has translation MAAKRRSPGTTGTIKKRRAKKKRGSSAAAKTRATRKSTAPGMVEAALAAFAHEVRTPLTGILAISNLLATSELDERERRWVDTIKAGAEHLASLATLFVDAARSGGPGLTVRQDFFDLRTLARNAGDSLTGRAAAKGLQSSVVISEELPGFAIGDSVRLRAAVENLIDNAVKFTEQGSVALQVTPVRASKGRVAVSFAVSDSGIGLTLSEIKRLFRPFSQANVSIASRFGGAGLGLSSVRQLARAMGGDVTVTQRRGGGTTFTLNVVMSSAEDTMAAASGPNGEAPIDSPRPLRLLSVEDNPFGRVVLNSILTELGHQAEFIGQGEAAPERLAQGAFDAVLMDMVLPGIDGVEAIRRIRALSAPLGRIPIIGISGRGEDEAASRAAGADIFLVKPVSPRALATALHEATSPSAIATS, from the coding sequence ATGGCGGCAAAGCGGCGCTCACCAGGCACCACGGGGACAATCAAGAAGCGGCGCGCGAAGAAAAAACGCGGATCCAGCGCCGCTGCAAAGACGCGCGCGACGCGCAAGTCCACCGCCCCTGGCATGGTCGAGGCCGCGCTGGCGGCGTTTGCCCACGAAGTCCGCACGCCGCTCACGGGCATTCTGGCGATCAGCAATCTCCTGGCGACATCGGAACTCGATGAGCGCGAACGGCGCTGGGTCGACACCATCAAGGCGGGTGCCGAACATCTGGCGAGCCTTGCGACCCTGTTTGTCGACGCCGCACGCAGCGGCGGTCCCGGGCTCACGGTGCGGCAGGACTTCTTCGACCTGCGCACGCTCGCCCGCAATGCCGGCGATTCGCTGACTGGGCGCGCGGCGGCGAAAGGCCTTCAGTCGTCGGTGGTCATTTCCGAAGAACTCCCGGGATTTGCGATCGGCGATTCCGTCCGCCTGCGCGCCGCGGTGGAAAACCTGATCGACAATGCCGTGAAATTCACCGAACAGGGCAGTGTCGCGCTCCAGGTCACGCCCGTGCGCGCCTCAAAAGGCCGGGTCGCGGTTTCGTTCGCGGTCTCCGACAGCGGGATCGGCCTCACGCTGAGCGAAATCAAACGACTGTTCCGGCCGTTTTCGCAGGCCAATGTCTCGATCGCATCGCGTTTCGGCGGCGCCGGGCTAGGCTTGTCGTCGGTCAGGCAACTGGCGCGCGCCATGGGCGGCGACGTCACGGTGACGCAACGGCGCGGCGGCGGCACCACCTTTACCCTCAATGTCGTGATGTCATCCGCGGAGGACACCATGGCGGCGGCGTCCGGCCCCAACGGTGAGGCACCGATCGATTCGCCGCGGCCGCTGCGCCTGCTCAGCGTCGAAGACAATCCGTTCGGCCGCGTCGTGCTCAATTCGATCCTCACCGAACTCGGTCACCAGGCCGAGTTCATCGGCCAGGGTGAGGCGGCGCCCGAGCGCCTCGCGCAAGGCGCATTCGATGCGGTGCTCATGGACATGGTTCTGCCGGGCATCGACGGCGTCGAGGCGATCAGGCGCATTCGCGCACTCTCTGCGCCGCTCGGGCGCATTCCGATCATCGGCATATCCGGCCGCGGCGAGGACGAGGCGGCGTCGCGCGCCGCCGGCGCCGACATCTTTCTGGTCAAGCCTGTGTCTCCGCGCGCCTTGGCGACTGCGCTGCATGAAGCGACATCCCCTTCGGCAATTGCGACTTCATGA
- a CDS encoding nitronate monooxygenase family protein: MPLPASLANSLELPVVGSPLFIVSGPELVIAQCKAGIVGSFPALNARPVEKLDEWLTRIENELGEYKALHPEKKVAPYAVNQICHHSNDRLMKDMETCVKHKVPIIITSLRPPIEIVEAAHSYGGVVFHDVINVKHARKAAEHGVDGLILVCAGAGGHAGTLSPFALLREVKQWFKGTILLSGAISDGWGIASALALGADAAYMGTRFIATAEANADPAYKAALVEHAAHDIVYSNLFTGVHGNYLGPSIVAAGLDPDNLPLSDKSKMNFGSGGNTKAKAWRDIWGSGQGIGQIADAPPVTELVERLKAEFTEASGDFLKRARA, encoded by the coding sequence ATGCCGTTGCCTGCTTCGCTTGCCAATTCGCTCGAACTGCCCGTGGTCGGCTCGCCGCTGTTCATCGTCTCCGGGCCGGAGCTTGTCATCGCCCAGTGCAAGGCCGGCATCGTCGGCTCGTTCCCGGCGCTGAACGCCCGTCCGGTCGAAAAGCTCGACGAATGGCTGACACGCATCGAGAACGAGCTCGGCGAGTACAAGGCGCTGCATCCGGAGAAGAAGGTCGCGCCTTACGCGGTCAACCAGATCTGCCACCATTCCAACGACCGGCTGATGAAGGACATGGAGACCTGTGTGAAGCACAAGGTTCCGATCATCATCACCTCGCTGCGCCCGCCGATCGAAATCGTCGAGGCAGCGCATTCCTATGGCGGCGTCGTGTTCCACGACGTGATCAACGTCAAGCATGCGCGGAAAGCGGCCGAACACGGCGTCGATGGCCTGATCCTGGTTTGCGCCGGCGCCGGCGGCCATGCCGGCACGCTGTCGCCGTTCGCGCTGCTGCGCGAGGTGAAGCAGTGGTTCAAGGGCACGATCCTGCTGTCCGGCGCGATCTCGGACGGCTGGGGCATTGCCTCGGCGCTCGCGCTCGGGGCTGATGCGGCTTACATGGGCACGCGCTTCATTGCGACAGCGGAAGCCAACGCCGACCCGGCCTACAAGGCCGCGCTGGTCGAGCACGCCGCGCACGACATCGTCTACTCCAACCTGTTCACCGGCGTGCACGGCAATTATCTTGGCCCCTCGATCGTGGCCGCGGGGCTCGATCCCGACAACCTGCCGCTCAGCGACAAGTCGAAGATGAATTTCGGCTCCGGCGGCAACACCAAGGCCAAGGCGTGGCGCGACATCTGGGGCTCCGGTCAGGGCATCGGCCAGATCGCGGACGCGCCGCCGGTCACCGAGCTGGTGGAGCGGTTGAAGGCCGAATTCACTGAGGCCAGCGGCGACTTCCTCAAGCGAGCGCGTGCGTAA
- a CDS encoding LysR family transcriptional regulator: MDWDLCKTFVAVAETRSFAAAARRLRSSHPTVGRKIVELEGQLGIPLFARSNEGLSLTSHGQKFREHVDAMAAAALRAEAAVSATGAQARGVVKLSIGATLASHWLMPRLGPFLRRHDHIQIEIITYPYPASVRRREADVVLRPVDSGEENLIGRKIGRLGTGFYASRDYAARRRLPERRDEWKGHSVIGFADRLSNERLARWSDAITKQGSMVMRCSSQGDMLAAARAGLGISTLSCFVAAAYPELVRVAPQKLVSVADLWLLAHPDLVDLPAVRAVIDFVTVSAREDRVRLRG; this comes from the coding sequence ATGGACTGGGATCTGTGCAAGACCTTCGTCGCGGTGGCCGAGACCCGCAGCTTCGCGGCCGCGGCGCGCCGCCTGCGCTCCAGTCATCCGACCGTTGGGCGCAAGATCGTCGAACTGGAGGGCCAGCTCGGCATCCCCTTGTTTGCCCGGTCCAACGAAGGTCTTTCACTAACCTCGCACGGGCAGAAATTTCGCGAGCATGTCGATGCGATGGCGGCGGCGGCGTTGCGTGCCGAGGCTGCGGTGTCGGCGACGGGTGCGCAGGCGCGCGGCGTGGTCAAGCTGTCAATCGGCGCTACGCTCGCCTCGCACTGGCTGATGCCGCGGCTCGGGCCGTTCCTGCGCAGGCATGACCATATCCAGATCGAAATCATCACCTATCCGTATCCGGCCAGCGTACGCCGCCGCGAGGCCGATGTGGTGCTACGCCCTGTCGACAGCGGCGAGGAGAATTTGATCGGCCGCAAGATCGGCCGGCTCGGCACCGGCTTCTACGCCTCGCGCGATTATGCGGCGCGGCGGCGCCTGCCTGAACGGCGCGACGAATGGAAAGGCCACAGCGTCATCGGCTTTGCCGACCGGCTGTCAAACGAGCGCCTGGCGCGCTGGAGCGACGCGATCACAAAACAGGGTTCGATGGTGATGCGCTGCTCCTCGCAAGGCGACATGCTCGCCGCCGCTCGCGCGGGTCTCGGGATATCGACGCTGTCTTGTTTCGTCGCGGCCGCCTATCCGGAACTGGTCCGCGTCGCGCCGCAGAAACTCGTCAGCGTGGCCGATCTCTGGCTGCTGGCGCATCCCGATCTCGTCGATCTCCCCGCGGTGCGCGCGGTGATCGACTTCGTCACGGTTTCCGCGCGCGAAGACCGGGTACGGCTGCGGGGGTAA
- a CDS encoding nucleotidyltransferase domain-containing protein has protein sequence MEGEKVALIDALLDRIADEHKVFLPLAIESGSRAWGFSSPDSDYDCRFVFVRRIAEHITPWPVRDVIEFPPKDDLDANGWDLGKALRLLLKGNAVIVEWLRSPVVYRGQAWFRDGFLEFAQHAATRDAIGRHYLHLGERQRRVYFGDGTSVAQKKIFYALRPAATLRWLRVHPTEAIAPMHFPTLMAECDPPAALRREVADLMRRKLATRELGAAPLPPVVARFLDSEFELGRASFENGRARAPEEVVAQAERFYRAVVERLEREGNGSANMTRPV, from the coding sequence ATGGAAGGCGAGAAGGTCGCGCTTATCGATGCGCTGCTCGACCGCATAGCCGACGAGCATAAGGTATTCTTGCCGCTGGCCATTGAGAGCGGAAGTCGTGCATGGGGCTTTTCCTCGCCTGATAGCGACTACGATTGCCGCTTCGTCTTCGTGCGGCGTATTGCGGAGCATATCACCCCTTGGCCAGTGCGAGACGTAATCGAGTTTCCGCCCAAAGACGACCTGGACGCGAACGGGTGGGATCTTGGCAAGGCGCTCCGGCTGTTGCTGAAAGGCAATGCGGTGATTGTCGAGTGGCTGCGGTCGCCCGTGGTTTATCGCGGGCAGGCCTGGTTCCGGGACGGCTTCCTGGAGTTCGCGCAGCATGCCGCGACTCGGGACGCCATTGGTCGCCACTACCTTCATCTTGGAGAACGCCAGAGGCGGGTTTATTTTGGCGATGGGACAAGCGTGGCGCAGAAGAAAATCTTCTATGCCCTCCGTCCGGCCGCAACCTTGCGTTGGCTGCGGGTGCACCCGACGGAAGCCATTGCGCCAATGCACTTTCCGACGCTGATGGCGGAATGCGATCCCCCGGCCGCGTTACGCAGGGAGGTTGCCGATCTCATGCGCCGCAAGCTTGCGACGCGCGAGCTTGGCGCCGCTCCGTTACCGCCTGTCGTCGCGAGATTCCTCGATTCGGAATTCGAGTTAGGGCGGGCGTCGTTTGAGAATGGTCGCGCGCGGGCGCCCGAAGAAGTCGTCGCGCAGGCCGAACGATTCTACCGGGCGGTCGTCGAGCGCTTGGAGCGCGAGGGCAATGGCAGCGCGAATATGACGAGACCCGTGTGA
- the gluQRS gene encoding tRNA glutamyl-Q(34) synthetase GluQRS, whose protein sequence is MPPPVFRFAPSPNGYLHLGHAYSALLNFDLARASGGRFLLRIEDIDATRCRPEFEAAIYEDLAWLGISWETPVRRQSEHFANYRDALEKLSAKGLIYPSFESRAEIARLVAQRETEASWPRDPDGAPLYPGAAKSLSSDQRELLIGQGTLYALRLDMAAALARAGELRWEELGEGPDGETGSVSARPDAWGDVILARKETPTSYHLSVVIDDALQGVTDVVRGQDLFWSTSVHLVLQHLLGIPQPAYRHHRLIADSLGQKLSKSTAATGLRELRGEGATPADIRRIVGLSE, encoded by the coding sequence ATGCCGCCACCCGTTTTCCGATTTGCACCAAGCCCGAACGGCTACCTCCACCTCGGCCACGCCTATTCGGCGCTGTTGAACTTCGATCTCGCGCGCGCGAGTGGCGGCCGGTTCCTGCTGCGGATCGAGGACATCGACGCGACCAGGTGCCGGCCGGAATTCGAGGCGGCGATCTACGAGGACCTCGCCTGGCTCGGGATATCCTGGGAAACGCCGGTGCGGCGGCAGTCGGAACACTTTGCAAACTATCGAGATGCGCTCGAAAAACTGTCGGCAAAGGGCCTGATCTATCCGAGCTTCGAGAGCCGCGCGGAGATCGCCCGCCTCGTCGCGCAGCGGGAAACCGAAGCGTCGTGGCCGCGCGATCCCGATGGGGCGCCGCTCTACCCGGGCGCGGCGAAGTCGTTGTCGTCGGATCAGCGCGAGCTATTGATCGGGCAAGGTACGCTTTACGCGCTACGGCTCGACATGGCCGCGGCGCTGGCGCGGGCGGGGGAATTACGTTGGGAGGAGCTTGGCGAGGGTCCCGACGGCGAAACCGGCAGCGTCTCTGCCCGGCCGGACGCGTGGGGTGACGTCATCCTGGCGCGCAAGGAGACGCCGACCAGCTATCATCTGTCCGTCGTGATCGACGACGCCCTGCAGGGCGTCACCGACGTCGTGCGCGGGCAGGACCTGTTCTGGTCGACCAGCGTGCATCTTGTTTTGCAGCATCTGCTCGGTATTCCGCAACCGGCCTATCGGCATCATCGGCTCATTGCCGATTCGTTGGGGCAAAAGCTGTCGAAATCGACTGCCGCCACCGGCTTGCGCGAATTGCGCGGGGAGGGCGCCACGCCGGCCGACATCAGGCGCATCGTCGGATTGTCAGAGTAG